The following proteins are co-located in the Vigna unguiculata cultivar IT97K-499-35 chromosome 9, ASM411807v1, whole genome shotgun sequence genome:
- the LOC114163892 gene encoding probable receptor-like protein kinase At5g18500 isoform X2, whose protein sequence is MASDLNSGLSKKTFVFGLKVWVLMGILVGLFIVIILVVLSICLTLRKKFRRVNGKLPLSHVLAISEEIKEIRVDQVSANNHPQNGTFMSLNDKFGEGETEKVMNQTQNGDNSSQSGSFNHVEKDGNGSQSGEENGAKGIASYRSSLHPITAPSPLSGLPEFSQLGWGHWFTLRDLELATNRFSKENVIGEGGYGIVYRGQLINGSPVAIKKLLNNLGQAEKEFRVEVEAIGHVRHKNLVRLLGYCIEGTHRLLIYEYVNNGNLEQWLHGAMRQHGFLTWDARIKILLGTAKALAYLHEAIEPKVVHRDIKSSNILIDEDFNAKISDFGLAKLLGAGKSHITTRVMGTFGYVAPEYANSGLLNEKSDVYSFGVLLLEAITGRDPVDYSRPATEVNLVDWLKMMVGFRRSEEVLDPNIETRPSTSALKRALLTALRCVDPDAEKRPRMSQVVRMLESEEYPIPREDRRRRKSQAGNMEVETHSDTDKSDNTDYKSNGRRNQCV, encoded by the exons ATGGCATCTGATCTGAATTCGGGGTTGTCCAAGAAAACTTTTGTCTTTGGTTTGAAAGTGTGGGTACTAATGGGAATACTAGTTGGGTTATTCATTGTAATCATTCTTGTGGTGCTATCAATATGTCTCACTTTAAGAAAGAAATTCAGAAGAGTAAATGGCAAGCTTCCACTTAGCCATGTGTTAGCTATTTCAGAAGAGATCAAAGAAATCAGAGTTGATCAAGTTTCAGCAAATAATCATCCACAGAATGGTACTTTTATGAGTCTGAATGACAAATTTGGTGAAGGGGAGACTGAAAAGGTTATGAACCAAACACAGAATGGGGACAATAGTAGTCAATCAGGCTCCTTTAATCATGTAGAGAAAGATGGCAATGGCTCTCAATCAGGTGAAGAAAATGGTGCTAAGGGAATTGCTTCTTATAGGTCTTCTTTGCATCCTATAACCGCACCATCCCCTTTGTCTGGTTTGCCGGAATTCTCACAGCTTGGCTGGGGCCACTGGTTTACACTAAGGGACCTAGAACTTGCTACGAAcagattttcaaaagaaaatgttaTTGGGGAAGGTGGATATGGAATTGTTTATCGTGGTCAATTAATCAATGGTAGTCCTGTGGCCATCAAGAAGCTCCTCAACAATTT AGGACAAGCTGAAAAGGAATTCAGGGTGGAAGTTGAGGCTATTGGTCATGTACGGCATAAGAACTTAGTTCGACTTCTGGGCTACTGCATTGAAGGCACTCATAG GTTGTTGATTTATGAGTATGTTAACAATGGCAATTTAGAGCAGTGGCTTCATGGGGCCATGCGGCAGCATGGTTTTCTTACTTGGGATGCTCGGATAAAAATTCTCCTTGGAACAGCCAAAGC GCTGGCTTATTTGCATGAGGCAATTGAGCCAAAAGTTGTGCATAGAGATATTAAGTCGAGCAACATTCTAATTGATGAGGACTTTAATGCCAAAATATCTGACTTTGGGCTGGCCAAGTTACTCGGTGCTGGAAAAAGTCATATTACAACCAGAGTTATGGGTACTTTTGG ATATGTAGCTCCAGAATATGCCAATTCTGGCTTGCTAAATGAGAAGAGTGATGTTTACAGCTTTGGGGTATTGCTCCTTGAAGCAATTACAGGAAGAGACCCTGTGGATTATAGTCGACCAGCAACCGAG GTAAATTTGGTGGACTGGCTCAAGATGATGGTAGGTTTTCGACGCTCAGAAGAGGTGTTGGATCCCAACATTGAGACCAGGCCATCGACAAGCGCCCTTAAACGAGCCCTCTTGACAGCTCTGAGGTGTGTTGATCCAGATGCAGAAAAAAGACCAAGAATGAGCCAAGTTGTCCGCATGCTTGAATCAGAGGAATATCCTATACCACGAGAG GATCGAAGACGGCGGAAGAGTCAGGCCGGAAACATGGAGGTGGAGACTCACTCTGATACAGATAAGAGTGACAATACAGATTACAAGTCCAATGGCAGAAGGAACCAATGTGTGTAG
- the LOC114163892 gene encoding probable receptor-like protein kinase At5g18500 isoform X1: MLFWLLTISYFAISLKSKAFLRFICASFTTDVNTTQKCSVCFFKICPHLFFSDLFGSSKMASDLNSGLSKKTFVFGLKVWVLMGILVGLFIVIILVVLSICLTLRKKFRRVNGKLPLSHVLAISEEIKEIRVDQVSANNHPQNGTFMSLNDKFGEGETEKVMNQTQNGDNSSQSGSFNHVEKDGNGSQSGEENGAKGIASYRSSLHPITAPSPLSGLPEFSQLGWGHWFTLRDLELATNRFSKENVIGEGGYGIVYRGQLINGSPVAIKKLLNNLGQAEKEFRVEVEAIGHVRHKNLVRLLGYCIEGTHRLLIYEYVNNGNLEQWLHGAMRQHGFLTWDARIKILLGTAKALAYLHEAIEPKVVHRDIKSSNILIDEDFNAKISDFGLAKLLGAGKSHITTRVMGTFGYVAPEYANSGLLNEKSDVYSFGVLLLEAITGRDPVDYSRPATEVNLVDWLKMMVGFRRSEEVLDPNIETRPSTSALKRALLTALRCVDPDAEKRPRMSQVVRMLESEEYPIPREDRRRRKSQAGNMEVETHSDTDKSDNTDYKSNGRRNQCV, from the exons atgcTCTTTTGGCTTCTTACGATTTCGTATTTTGCAATAAGTTTAAAATCAAAGGCTTTTCTCCGCTTTATATGTGCTTCATTTACTACCGATGTGAATACTACACAAAAATGCAGcgtttgttttttcaaaatttgtccccatttatttttttctg ATTTGTTTGGCAGCAGCAAAATGGCATCTGATCTGAATTCGGGGTTGTCCAAGAAAACTTTTGTCTTTGGTTTGAAAGTGTGGGTACTAATGGGAATACTAGTTGGGTTATTCATTGTAATCATTCTTGTGGTGCTATCAATATGTCTCACTTTAAGAAAGAAATTCAGAAGAGTAAATGGCAAGCTTCCACTTAGCCATGTGTTAGCTATTTCAGAAGAGATCAAAGAAATCAGAGTTGATCAAGTTTCAGCAAATAATCATCCACAGAATGGTACTTTTATGAGTCTGAATGACAAATTTGGTGAAGGGGAGACTGAAAAGGTTATGAACCAAACACAGAATGGGGACAATAGTAGTCAATCAGGCTCCTTTAATCATGTAGAGAAAGATGGCAATGGCTCTCAATCAGGTGAAGAAAATGGTGCTAAGGGAATTGCTTCTTATAGGTCTTCTTTGCATCCTATAACCGCACCATCCCCTTTGTCTGGTTTGCCGGAATTCTCACAGCTTGGCTGGGGCCACTGGTTTACACTAAGGGACCTAGAACTTGCTACGAAcagattttcaaaagaaaatgttaTTGGGGAAGGTGGATATGGAATTGTTTATCGTGGTCAATTAATCAATGGTAGTCCTGTGGCCATCAAGAAGCTCCTCAACAATTT AGGACAAGCTGAAAAGGAATTCAGGGTGGAAGTTGAGGCTATTGGTCATGTACGGCATAAGAACTTAGTTCGACTTCTGGGCTACTGCATTGAAGGCACTCATAG GTTGTTGATTTATGAGTATGTTAACAATGGCAATTTAGAGCAGTGGCTTCATGGGGCCATGCGGCAGCATGGTTTTCTTACTTGGGATGCTCGGATAAAAATTCTCCTTGGAACAGCCAAAGC GCTGGCTTATTTGCATGAGGCAATTGAGCCAAAAGTTGTGCATAGAGATATTAAGTCGAGCAACATTCTAATTGATGAGGACTTTAATGCCAAAATATCTGACTTTGGGCTGGCCAAGTTACTCGGTGCTGGAAAAAGTCATATTACAACCAGAGTTATGGGTACTTTTGG ATATGTAGCTCCAGAATATGCCAATTCTGGCTTGCTAAATGAGAAGAGTGATGTTTACAGCTTTGGGGTATTGCTCCTTGAAGCAATTACAGGAAGAGACCCTGTGGATTATAGTCGACCAGCAACCGAG GTAAATTTGGTGGACTGGCTCAAGATGATGGTAGGTTTTCGACGCTCAGAAGAGGTGTTGGATCCCAACATTGAGACCAGGCCATCGACAAGCGCCCTTAAACGAGCCCTCTTGACAGCTCTGAGGTGTGTTGATCCAGATGCAGAAAAAAGACCAAGAATGAGCCAAGTTGTCCGCATGCTTGAATCAGAGGAATATCCTATACCACGAGAG GATCGAAGACGGCGGAAGAGTCAGGCCGGAAACATGGAGGTGGAGACTCACTCTGATACAGATAAGAGTGACAATACAGATTACAAGTCCAATGGCAGAAGGAACCAATGTGTGTAG